In Lacrimispora indolis DSM 755, a genomic segment contains:
- a CDS encoding HNH endonuclease — MKKWYDKGGKISIDTDGTWTYNDWEGNKVSYPDGYPDFMAAGMVNQEADIGPFQGRNKDFQTAKDLGYIKSEDGTWHHHQDGKTLQDVISIIHDRFRHRGGISKMKSNN, encoded by the coding sequence GTGAAAAAGTGGTATGACAAAGGTGGAAAAATTTCCATAGACACAGATGGGACATGGACATACAATGATTGGGAAGGAAATAAAGTTAGTTATCCCGATGGATATCCTGATTTTATGGCTGCGGGGATGGTAAATCAAGAAGCTGATATAGGACCGTTTCAAGGTAGAAATAAAGATTTTCAAACTGCCAAAGATTTAGGCTATATTAAGAGTGAAGATGGTACGTGGCACCATCATCAAGATGGAAAGACCTTGCAAGATGTGATTTCAATTATTCACGATAGGTTTAGACATCGAGGGGGGATATCAAAGATGAAAAGTAATAATTAA
- a CDS encoding RHS repeat domain-containing protein, translating into MNRLSEATYHCDTEQYTYDLAGNRLTKKTQTGEERYQYNRKNQLTGLESESNRMVYLYDKQGNLVSEQRKDVSRTYAYDPLNRQNSVTAEKGAASYRYDGEGMRYETEEAGKVIRFVFDRGELVTEESGSEQKRYCRGHHVVSLQSAREDSPHYFVCDEMGSTIFLLDQEQEIRKSYHYDPFGSIIETSGSIENRITYTGQMYDGISGQYYLRARFYNPKIGRFMQEDAYRGYGLNLYAYCQNNPITYYDPSGYLGLCPAGKNNPQAE; encoded by the coding sequence ATGAACCGTTTGTCAGAAGCAACGTATCACTGTGACACAGAACAGTATACTTATGATCTGGCAGGGAACCGGTTAACCAAGAAGACCCAAACCGGAGAAGAACGATATCAGTATAACCGTAAAAATCAACTGACAGGGCTGGAATCAGAATCAAACCGCATGGTTTATCTCTATGATAAGCAGGGGAATCTGGTGTCAGAACAGAGAAAGGATGTCAGCCGAACCTATGCTTATGATCCTTTGAACCGGCAGAACAGCGTAACCGCGGAAAAGGGTGCTGCCAGCTATCGGTACGATGGAGAAGGCATGCGTTATGAAACGGAAGAAGCAGGAAAGGTGATCCGTTTTGTATTTGACCGGGGAGAATTAGTGACAGAAGAGAGTGGTTCGGAACAGAAACGTTATTGCCGCGGACATCATGTGGTGTCATTGCAAAGTGCAAGAGAGGACTCCCCGCACTATTTTGTGTGTGATGAGATGGGAAGTACGATATTTCTGTTGGATCAGGAACAGGAGATCAGAAAAAGCTACCACTATGACCCGTTTGGAAGTATAATAGAAACGTCAGGAAGTATAGAAAACCGAATTACCTATACGGGTCAGATGTATGATGGAATCAGCGGTCAATACTACTTGAGGGCGAGGTTTTATAATCCGAAGATCGGCAGATTTATGCAGGAGGATGCGTACCGGGGATATGGACTGAACCTCTATGCTTATTGTCAGAATAATCCTATTACTTACTATGATCCCAGTGGTTATCTGGGGCTGTGTCCGGCGGGGAAGAATAATCCGCAGGCGGAGTAG
- a CDS encoding RHS repeat-associated core domain-containing protein, translated as MRDSQNHTFLAAYQYTPEGRIRSLAYGNGVKTEYQYQDDGLMEHLVTVGSDGKVLLNYAYAYDGNGNCTKKSGDVYQNAYGYDVMNRLSEATYHGDTEQYTYDLAGNRLTRKTQTGEERYEYNCKNQLTGLEAESDHMVYLYDKQGNLLSEQGKDVSRTYAYDPLNRQYSVTTEKGVASYRYDGEGLRYETEEAGKVIRFVFDRGELAAEESGSEQKRYCRGHHVVSLQSAREDSPHYFVCDEMGSTIFLLNQEQEIRKSYHYDPFGSIIETSGSIENRITYTGQMYDGISGQYYLRARFYNPKIGRFMQEDAYRGDGINLYAYCQNNPITYYDPSGYMGLCPAGKSNPQAGTEDKPDLQYRLKDQDMDWRGTDKTYRDAVDEAFAQIESRTGYTRDQFKVTKWAKDLNGKSIPVEYLGPDKSFVDLDLAHYGVDRNGNWAGGPDTPHVGWQYGTKGKTVGHILVDVPTGRDYTYSDLLEQIYKQVRPTWPKIY; from the coding sequence GTGAGGGACAGCCAAAACCATACATTTCTGGCAGCGTATCAATATACGCCGGAAGGGAGGATCCGTTCCCTTGCCTACGGGAATGGAGTCAAAACAGAGTATCAATACCAGGACGATGGGCTGATGGAGCATCTGGTGACAGTAGGCTCTGACGGGAAAGTACTGCTTAATTATGCATATGCCTATGACGGAAATGGAAACTGCACGAAAAAGTCAGGGGATGTTTATCAGAATGCATATGGTTATGATGTAATGAACCGTTTGTCAGAAGCAACGTATCACGGTGACACAGAACAGTATACTTATGATCTGGCAGGGAACCGGTTAACCAGAAAGACCCAAACCGGAGAAGAACGATATGAGTATAACTGTAAAAATCAGCTGACAGGGCTGGAAGCAGAATCAGACCACATGGTTTATCTCTATGACAAGCAGGGGAATCTGTTGTCAGAACAGGGAAAGGATGTCAGCCGAACCTATGCTTATGATCCTTTGAACCGGCAATACAGCGTGACCACGGAAAAAGGTGTTGCCAGCTATCGGTACGATGGAGAAGGCCTGCGTTATGAAACGGAAGAAGCAGGAAAGGTGATCCGTTTTGTATTTGACCGGGGAGAATTGGCGGCAGAAGAGAGTGGCTCGGAACAGAAACGTTATTGCCGGGGACATCATGTGGTGTCATTGCAAAGTGCAAGAGAGGACTCCCCGCACTATTTTGTATGTGACGAGATGGGAAGTACGATATTTCTGTTGAATCAGGAACAGGAGATCAGAAAAAGCTACCACTATGACCCGTTTGGAAGTATAATAGAAACGTCAGGAAGTATAGAAAACCGAATTACCTATACGGGTCAGATGTATGATGGAATCAGTGGTCAATACTACTTGAGGGCGAGGTTTTATAATCCGAAGATCGGCAGATTTATGCAGGAGGATGCGTACCGGGGAGATGGGATTAACCTTTATGCTTATTGTCAGAATAATCCTATTACTTACTATGATCCCAGTGGTTATATGGGGCTGTGTCCGGCGGGGAAGAGTAATCCGCAGGCGGGTACGGAGGATAAACCTGATCTTCAATATCGGCTGAAAGATCAAGATATGGATTGGAGAGGTACCGATAAAACATATAGAGATGCAGTAGATGAAGCTTTCGCTCAGATAGAATCACGAACCGGATATACAAGAGATCAATTCAAAGTGACAAAATGGGCTAAAGATTTAAATGGAAAATCAATTCCAGTGGAATATTTAGGGCCAGATAAATCCTTTGTAGATTTAGATCTTGCACATTATGGAGTAGATAGAAATGGGAATTGGGCAGGTGGACCAGATACACCGCATGTAGGATGGCAGTATGGAACGAAAGGAAAAACTGTAGGACACATTTTAGTAGACGTGCCTACAGGAAGAGATTATACATATTCCGATTTGCTTGAACAAATCTATAAACAAGTGCGACCAACTTGGCCAAAGATATATTAG
- a CDS encoding Imm50 family immunity protein — protein MLLGFDNEFVLSEIFGEDDVFTGAAIDNINYQPLGFNMKMDVLTKCNVKNSPPKWKAWDIVCLNIELFGVKEFQAKINHELLHSEVFTISKDETMYVLEILGSNKSRVFCKFGGGRIQRIVPMKYNDEFKGYEKA, from the coding sequence ATGCTGTTAGGTTTTGATAATGAGTTTGTTTTAAGTGAGATTTTTGGTGAGGATGATGTCTTTACAGGGGCTGCAATAGATAATATTAACTACCAGCCATTAGGTTTTAACATGAAAATGGATGTTTTAACAAAATGTAATGTAAAGAATTCACCTCCAAAATGGAAAGCATGGGATATTGTATGTTTAAATATTGAGTTGTTTGGAGTGAAGGAATTTCAAGCAAAAATCAATCATGAATTATTACATTCAGAAGTATTTACTATTAGTAAAGATGAAACTATGTATGTTCTGGAGATTTTAGGAAGTAACAAGTCTAGAGTTTTTTGTAAATTTGGAGGAGGTCGTATTCAAAGAATAGTTCCGATGAAATATAATGATGAGTTTAAAGGGTATGAAAAAGCATAA
- a CDS encoding HNH/endonuclease VII fold putative polymorphic toxin, translating to MGLCPAGKNNPQEEQTEGLGDLSRKEVLGDIKQELVIPKSQQPDSQTMVRLRDEYGNPIVENGDFVYSRELTYSVTGKTDAQGNSIQQVVIQDHSYGHLYSDGVGNQSSHFNVRPDTNTNTGRVSGMKDHYYFNYRNKK from the coding sequence ATGGGGCTGTGTCCGGCGGGGAAGAATAATCCGCAGGAAGAGCAGACTGAGGGTCTGGGGGATTTATCTAGAAAAGAAGTTTTGGGGGATATTAAGCAAGAATTGGTAATTCCTAAATCTCAACAACCAGATTCGCAAACAATGGTAAGGTTACGTGATGAGTATGGAAATCCTATAGTAGAAAATGGTGACTTCGTATACTCAAGAGAATTGACATATTCAGTTACAGGAAAAACTGATGCACAAGGAAATTCGATCCAACAGGTAGTTATACAAGATCATTCGTATGGACATTTGTATTCGGATGGAGTAGGGAATCAATCATCGCATTTTAATGTCAGGCCCGATACGAATACAAATACAGGACGTGTGTCAGGTATGAAAGACCACTATTACTTTAATTATAGAAATAAGAAGTAG
- the cdiI gene encoding ribonuclease toxin immunity protein CdiI, which produces MRVSEEKEKYLKLYFEYICFLGELEIGAVKQMAQSKGQGAEYISCSFDPEDEDYKEGYVTLLFWKPADDEDTMIFIENSLFYERLLEVCNAHITKNSNDKELLDGYLNQIKKDLKIS; this is translated from the coding sequence ATGAGAGTTTCAGAAGAGAAAGAAAAGTATTTAAAATTATATTTTGAATATATATGCTTTTTAGGAGAATTAGAAATAGGTGCAGTGAAACAAATGGCACAATCAAAAGGACAAGGGGCAGAATACATTTCTTGTTCCTTCGATCCTGAGGATGAAGACTATAAAGAAGGGTACGTAACCTTGTTGTTTTGGAAACCGGCAGATGATGAAGATACTATGATATTTATCGAAAATAGTTTATTTTATGAGCGACTTTTAGAAGTATGTAATGCGCATATCACAAAAAATTCCAATGACAAAGAATTATTAGATGGTTATTTGAATCAGATAAAAAAAGACTTGAAGATTTCATAG
- a CDS encoding RHS repeat-associated core domain-containing protein: MLSYDYDKNGNVTELKDVTGIATRYTYDVLNRVREVRDSQNHTFLAAYQYTPEGRIRSLAYGNGVKTEYQYQDDGLMKHLVTVGSDGKVLLNYAYAYDGNGNCTKKSGDVYQNAYGYDVMNRLSEATYRCDTEQYTYDLAGNRLTRKTQTGEERYEYNRRNQLTGLETESDHMVYLYDKQGNLLSEQGKDVSRTYGYDPLNRQNSVTTEKGAASYRYDGEGLRYETEEAGKVIRFVFDRGELATEESGLEQKRYCRGHHVVSLQNAREDSLHYFVCDEMGSTIYLLDQEQEIRKSYHYDPFGSIIETSGSIENRITYTGQMYDGISGQYYLRARFYNPKIGRFMQEDAYRGDGLNLYAYCQNNPITYYDPSGYMGLCPAGKNNPQAEQTEGSGKVPKPGDSDFMGPLTKADNHFINGDGIGPKKKGVLGAHNLDNFNSTLESTGFPLDDLKVGEPVPHPTIDGVYAQKYRVPAYDGRGNFLGFKDIPDPKTYYDPNIISDSQMLEWGWEAMKNGTINGRYVKGFSSNGLEFRGFYEDGKITNFFPKLPGE, translated from the coding sequence ATGCTGTCGTATGATTATGACAAGAATGGAAATGTAACAGAACTGAAGGATGTAACAGGGATTGCAACCCGGTATACCTACGATGTTCTTAACCGGGTCAGAGAGGTTAGAGACAGCCAAAACCATACATTTCTGGCAGCGTATCAATATACGCCGGAAGGGAGGATCCGTTCCCTTGCATATGGGAATGGAGTCAAAACAGAGTATCAATACCAGGACGATGGGCTGATGAAGCATCTGGTGACAGTAGGCTCTGACGGGAAAGTACTGCTTAATTATGCATATGCCTATGACGGAAATGGAAACTGCACGAAAAAGTCAGGGGATGTTTATCAAAACGCATATGGTTATGATGTGATGAACCGTTTGTCAGAAGCAACGTATCGCTGTGACACAGAACAGTATACTTATGATCTGGCAGGGAACCGATTAACCAGGAAGACCCAAACCGGAGAAGAACGATATGAGTATAACCGTAGAAATCAACTGACAGGGCTGGAAACAGAATCAGACCACATGGTTTATCTCTATGACAAGCAGGGGAATCTGTTGTCAGAACAGGGAAAGGATGTCAGCCGAACCTATGGTTATGATCCTTTGAACCGGCAGAACAGCGTGACCACGGAAAAAGGTGCTGCCAGCTATCGGTACGATGGAGAAGGCCTGCGTTATGAAACGGAAGAAGCAGGAAAGGTGATCCGTTTTGTATTTGACCGGGGAGAATTAGCAACAGAAGAGAGTGGTTTGGAACAGAAACGTTATTGCCGCGGACATCATGTGGTGTCACTGCAAAATGCAAGAGAGGACTCCCTCCACTATTTTGTGTGTGATGAGATGGGAAGTACGATATATCTGTTGGATCAGGAACAGGAGATCAGAAAAAGCTACCATTATGACCCGTTTGGAAGTATAATAGAAACGTCAGGAAGTATAGAAAACCGAATTACCTATACGGGTCAGATGTATGATGGAATCAGCGGTCAATACTACTTGAGGGCGAGGTTTTATAATCCGAAGATCGGCAGATTTATGCAGGAGGATGCGTACCGGGGAGATGGACTGAACCTTTATGCTTATTGTCAGAATAATCCTATTACTTACTATGATCCCAGTGGTTATATGGGGCTGTGTCCGGCGGGGAAGAATAATCCGCAGGCGGAGCAGACTGAGGGTTCGGGTAAGGTTCCAAAGCCCGGTGATTCAGACTTTATGGGGCCATTAACTAAAGCCGATAATCACTTCATTAATGGAGACGGTATTGGACCGAAAAAGAAAGGCGTATTAGGTGCACATAACTTGGATAATTTTAACAGTACATTAGAGAGTACAGGATTTCCATTAGATGATCTGAAAGTGGGTGAACCCGTTCCGCATCCGACAATAGATGGAGTATATGCTCAAAAGTATCGTGTACCTGCCTACGATGGACGAGGAAATTTTCTTGGATTTAAAGATATACCAGATCCTAAAACATATTATGATCCTAATATCATTTCTGACAGTCAAATGTTAGAATGGGGCTGGGAAGCGATGAAAAATGGAACTATAAATGGTAGATATGTTAAAGGATTTTCTTCAAATGGGTTAGAATTTCGAGGTTTTTATGAGGATGGGAAAATAACAAATTTCTTTCCTAAATTGCCAGGAGAATAA
- a CDS encoding DUF6985 domain-containing protein: MELIKEVFENEFGQMEGKVYFDYIKKYITLFFDKEVPMPYVIKTVNYLNNINENVVVDLCRYSKKFCEIKMKNYPDAEYPDGLSEVKDPLEIFNYMQINHLKVDMYIDESDQNIPVLNLGGSCDWDEDNGIQWLIKEDKVVYVGVWDDLDIWYCDFDDYITNYVCREDE; this comes from the coding sequence ATGGAATTGATAAAAGAAGTATTTGAGAATGAATTTGGACAAATGGAAGGAAAGGTATATTTTGACTACATAAAAAAATATATTACATTATTTTTTGATAAAGAAGTACCTATGCCATATGTAATAAAAACTGTAAATTATTTAAATAATATTAATGAAAATGTTGTAGTAGATTTATGTAGATATTCAAAAAAATTTTGTGAAATAAAAATGAAAAATTATCCGGATGCTGAATATCCAGATGGTTTAAGTGAAGTTAAAGATCCTTTAGAGATATTTAACTATATGCAAATAAATCATTTGAAAGTTGATATGTACATAGATGAAAGTGATCAAAACATTCCTGTACTCAATTTAGGGGGGAGTTGTGATTGGGATGAGGATAATGGTATACAATGGTTAATAAAAGAAGATAAGGTGGTTTATGTAGGTGTTTGGGATGATTTAGACATATGGTATTGTGATTTTGATGATTATATAACAAATTATGTATGCAGAGAAGATGAGTAA
- a CDS encoding RHS repeat-associated core domain-containing protein → MIPFLLDQEQEIRKSYHYDPLGSILETSGSIENRITYTGQMHDGISGQYYLRARFYNPRIGRFMQEDAYRGDGLNLYAYCQNNPITYYDPSGYLGLCPAGKSNTFEQEQYKNRINQTPSEDSSLGTWTGKRGESTFIPSDPKLREIIQTQYGVDGVTYTNGVPDFSSFSVGTVEIFNMHGGPNGRNTNFSMAYEQLSLQTGKSVTELKEMVKTNKLTWHECNNMITMQLVPTRINSYFGHTGGVGEINFYFKYFGY, encoded by the coding sequence ATAATACCATTTCTGTTAGATCAGGAACAGGAGATTAGAAAAAGCTACCATTATGACCCGCTTGGAAGTATACTAGAAACGTCAGGAAGTATAGAAAACCGAATTACCTATACGGGTCAGATGCATGATGGAATCAGCGGTCAATACTACTTGAGGGCGAGGTTTTATAATCCGAGGATCGGCAGATTTATGCAGGAGGATGCGTACCGGGGAGATGGACTGAACCTTTATGCGTATTGTCAGAATAATCCTATTACTTACTATGATCCCAGTGGTTATCTGGGGCTGTGTCCGGCGGGGAAGAGTAATACTTTTGAACAGGAACAATATAAAAATAGAATTAATCAAACACCTAGCGAGGATTCATCATTAGGTACTTGGACAGGAAAAAGAGGTGAATCAACATTTATACCAAGTGATCCCAAATTAAGAGAGATTATACAAACACAGTATGGAGTTGATGGAGTTACTTATACAAATGGAGTTCCTGATTTTAGTTCATTTTCCGTTGGTACAGTTGAGATTTTTAATATGCATGGGGGACCAAATGGTAGGAATACAAATTTTTCCATGGCATATGAGCAGCTATCTTTACAAACAGGAAAAAGCGTTACTGAGCTAAAAGAAATGGTTAAAACAAATAAATTAACATGGCATGAATGTAATAATATGATTACAATGCAACTTGTGCCAACGAGAATAAATTCATACTTTGGTCATACAGGTGGGGTGGGGGAAATTAATTTTTACTTTAAGTATTTTGGTTATTAA
- a CDS encoding RHS repeat-associated core domain-containing protein, giving the protein MDQEQEIRKSYHYDPFGSIIETSGSIENRITYTGQMYDGISGQYYLRARFYNPKIGRFMQEDAYRGDGLNLYAYCQNNPITYYDPNGYMGLCPAGKNNPQEEQTKGPGSKDSTTATQRINSSGIVTGGENAPDAGKMLYGSEGNAGVIPKEIADTLSGRTYDNFDEFRKDFWREVGNSSYADEFMINGDMTNIYRMRNGGAPIVIDSQTINGSVTYQIHHKTPINQGGGVFDLNNLVVVTPRYHAEILIPEYHGYNGFNKYFK; this is encoded by the coding sequence TTGGATCAGGAACAGGAGATCAGAAAAAGCTACCACTATGACCCGTTTGGAAGTATAATAGAAACGTCAGGAAGTATAGAAAACCGAATTACCTATACGGGTCAGATGTATGATGGAATTAGCGGTCAATACTACTTGAGGGCGAGGTTTTATAATCCGAAGATCGGCAGATTTATGCAGGAGGATGCGTACCGGGGAGATGGACTGAACCTTTATGCTTATTGTCAGAATAATCCTATTACTTACTATGATCCCAATGGTTATATGGGGCTGTGTCCGGCGGGGAAGAATAATCCACAGGAGGAGCAGACTAAGGGTCCGGGTAGCAAGGATTCTACTACAGCAACGCAAAGAATAAATTCTTCAGGAATAGTAACAGGCGGAGAAAATGCTCCAGATGCAGGGAAGATGTTATATGGTTCAGAAGGAAACGCAGGTGTTATTCCAAAAGAGATTGCTGATACACTTTCAGGGAGAACATATGATAATTTTGATGAGTTTAGAAAGGATTTCTGGAGAGAAGTTGGTAATTCTTCATATGCTGATGAATTTATGATTAATGGGGATATGACTAACATTTACCGAATGAGAAATGGTGGTGCTCCAATTGTTATAGATTCTCAGACAATAAATGGTTCGGTAACATATCAAATACACCACAAAACTCCCATAAATCAAGGCGGCGGGGTATTTGATCTAAATAATCTTGTTGTTGTAACACCTAGATATCATGCGGAAATTTTGATACCAGAGTATCATGGTTATAATGGTTTTAACAAATATTTTAAATAA